One window from the genome of Salvia miltiorrhiza cultivar Shanhuang (shh) chromosome 7, IMPLAD_Smil_shh, whole genome shotgun sequence encodes:
- the LOC130995888 gene encoding uncharacterized protein LOC130995888 isoform X1, protein MLSGMKKISNRNKDNRSKLQMNHACGTKSIAQFCYEERDNETREEPSHTTAWRLSRYSNTKKDWIDEASKEVYDELMKLQAEDIEDPMSEDEAFVKVLGEEKSSRLQECGDGLKPPSKR, encoded by the exons ATGTTATCCGGAATGAAG AAAATCAGCAATAGGAATAAAGATAATAGATCAAAGTTACAGATGAATCATGCATGCGGAACAAAATCTATTGCACAGTTTTGCTACGAAGAG CGTGACAATGAAACTAGAGAGGAGCCTAGTCACACAACTGCATGGAGATTGAGCCGTTATAGTAACACGAAAAAGGACTGGATCGATGAGGCCTCAAAGGAAGTTTAT GATGAGCTTATGAAGTTGCAAGCTGAAGACATTGAAGATCCTATGTCAGAAGATGAAGCTTTTGTCAAGGTTCTTGGTGAGGAAAAATCGAGCCGACTTCAAGAATGTGGAGATGGATTGAAGCCACCAtccaaaagatga
- the LOC130995888 gene encoding uncharacterized protein LOC130995888 isoform X2, with protein sequence MNHACGTKSIAQFCYEERDNETREEPSHTTAWRLSRYSNTKKDWIDEASKEVYDELMKLQAEDIEDPMSEDEAFVKVLGEEKSSRLQECGDGLKPPSKR encoded by the exons ATGAATCATGCATGCGGAACAAAATCTATTGCACAGTTTTGCTACGAAGAG CGTGACAATGAAACTAGAGAGGAGCCTAGTCACACAACTGCATGGAGATTGAGCCGTTATAGTAACACGAAAAAGGACTGGATCGATGAGGCCTCAAAGGAAGTTTAT GATGAGCTTATGAAGTTGCAAGCTGAAGACATTGAAGATCCTATGTCAGAAGATGAAGCTTTTGTCAAGGTTCTTGGTGAGGAAAAATCGAGCCGACTTCAAGAATGTGGAGATGGATTGAAGCCACCAtccaaaagatga